From Eleftheria terrae, the proteins below share one genomic window:
- the fdhD gene encoding formate dehydrogenase accessory sulfurtransferase FdhD, producing MSADPALPAPIGELPVVRSTPSGRQAALDQVAAEVPVALSLNGISHAVMMATPADIEDFALGFALSEGLIGSPAQCYGIEVRAVDAGVDVQLQLASRAFEALKQRRRAFEGRTGCGVCGVESLAALDLQPEPLPPGRALPALGPAEVSRAFHELAGRQPLNAQSGACHAAGWAAADGRLLEVAEDVGRHNALDKLIGRLARTGRLAEPGFAIVSSRASYELVRKCARLQLPALAAISAPTTLAVDIARRAGLRLFGFCRADSTVEYTASS from the coding sequence GTGAGTGCCGACCCGGCCCTGCCGGCGCCGATCGGCGAGTTGCCGGTGGTCCGCAGCACGCCGTCGGGCCGCCAGGCGGCGCTCGACCAGGTGGCTGCCGAGGTGCCGGTGGCCCTGAGCCTCAACGGCATCAGCCATGCAGTGATGATGGCCACGCCGGCCGACATCGAGGACTTTGCGCTCGGCTTTGCGTTGTCGGAGGGGCTGATCGGTTCGCCGGCCCAGTGCTATGGCATCGAGGTGCGGGCGGTGGACGCCGGCGTCGACGTGCAGCTGCAGCTCGCCAGCCGCGCCTTCGAGGCCCTGAAGCAGCGCCGCCGGGCCTTCGAAGGCCGCACCGGCTGCGGCGTGTGCGGTGTGGAGAGCCTGGCCGCGCTGGACCTGCAGCCCGAGCCACTGCCCCCCGGCCGGGCCCTGCCGGCGCTCGGCCCCGCCGAGGTGTCGCGGGCCTTTCACGAGCTGGCGGGACGCCAGCCGCTGAACGCGCAGAGCGGCGCCTGCCATGCAGCCGGCTGGGCCGCAGCCGACGGCCGCCTGCTCGAGGTGGCCGAGGATGTCGGCCGCCATAACGCGCTCGACAAGCTGATCGGCCGGCTGGCGCGCACCGGCCGGCTGGCCGAGCCGGGCTTTGCCATCGTCTCCAGCCGCGCCAGCTACGAGCTGGTGCGCAAGTGCGCCCGGCTGCAGCTGCCGGCGCTGGCGGCCATCTCCGCGCCCACCACGCTGGCGGTGGACATCGCCCGTCGCGCCGGCCTGCGGCTGTTCGGTTTCTGCCGCGCGGACAGCACGGTCGAATACACCGCCTCCAGCTGA